The genomic window TCTTCTAATCCTTTTAAAACTCTAATTTTTTTATCTAAATTTTTTACACCTTTTTTTAATTTCTCAAGGATCTTTTTTATTGTGTTATAATCAAGCTTATTTTCTCCTATTTCATCCTTTGTAAATCCAAAAAGTAATCTTAATCTTCTAATTTCTTCCTGTATTGGATATATTTCCTCATCCCTACTATTTTCAATTATTTTATTAAGAGCTTCTATTTTATCTTTTAGAGTAAATCCTATGAACTTTCTGAATAATATTAAATTTCTTTTACCTGATATTATTAATTTATCATTCTCTAATTTACTAATTATCCCAAATCTTAATAAAGCAATTGTTAATTTTTCAGAAAATTCACACAGTGGTAATTCAACATCACACTTTTCTACATTAACTACTCCATATTTATCAAAATATTTTCTTAAAAATTTAGAAACTTTCTTCTCTGGAGCTAAGTATATAAAGATATCTAAAGGAATAGGGTAGGATAGCTTTCTTATCCTTTTATATGTTATTGAATTTCTAAAGGATGAGGTTTTGACACTAAATGATCTTTTAAAATGTCTTAATTTTCTATAAACTATCCTTTTTGGAATTGCTACATAATCCCCTATCTTCAACTCTTCAGCCTTTATCCATCCCTTATTAGTTAAAAATGGATGTTCAGGAGTTACTGAAATATTATGCCATCCTTTCACTTTCACCTTTATAACTTTCCCTTTATGTTTAACCTTCCAAACATACTTAGCTATATCTTCTTTAATCTTTCCATTTTCATCTACTAATATAACAGGAAAGTTTGCTAACCTTATCTCTTTTTCATAGTCTGAATGTACAACATACTTGGAAGAGTTAAAGATATCCTCTATTTTTATTTCTCCAAATGGAGTTATAACTCTTTCCTCGGGTAAGATACATTTTCCATGATCAACATGGCCTAAGACAGAGACAATAGGACATCTAAGTTTAGACATAAAAATCACCTTTTAATGGAATTTTGGCTGTAAAGAACATCTTATTGGTAGAGGTAATGGTTTGTATGGATATCCTTTTACTTTTTCTTTAATTTCATTTATTAGCTCTTCTAAAGTTTTCTTTTCCTTATATGAGCTTTTTAATGTTGATTTTTCCCTAACAGTCACTGTTAAAACATTACTCTTAACTTCTTCCTCCCCAACAACAACTATATAAGGTATCCACTCTCTATTAGCATCTCTTATTTTTTTTCCTACAGTCTCATCTCTATCATCAACATCAGCTCTAATATTATTTCTTCTCAATATTTCAGCTATTTCTATAGCATAGTCATTATACTTCTCTGAAACAGGGATGATTCTTACTTGAATTGGTGATAACCACAGTGGTAATGTAGGGGCTTTTTTATCAACATTCTTATAAGCTTCTTCTATTATTGAGCATATAACCCTTTCTAAAGAACCTGTAGGAGAGCAGTGTAAGATGATTGGGTGTATATCACCAACTTTAATACCAAATCTTCTTGCACTTTCAACATCTATTTGCACAGTAGGATTTTCTATTGGCCTATTTAAGCTGTCAATGGCAGCTATATCAACTTTTCCTACCCAATAATGTTTTCTCTCTTCCAATATTTCTAATAATAAATCTTTATTATATTTCTCCTTGTACTCTTTAGCTATCTTAAGGAACCAATCCTTATGCTCCTCAAAGAAATCTCTTGTGAATCTAAAGATAACAGAATACTCTACTCCTAAATCTTCACCAGTTTTTAGACATGTCCAAAACTGCCTTTCAAACTCTTCTATAGCTTGATCTAAATTTAAGCATACTGTATGCATGTCAGGCATTGTAAATGCTCTTAATCTTTTTAATCCTACCAACTCTCCTCTTTGCTCATATCTAAAACTGTAGGTTGAAAGTTCATATAATTTAAGTGGTAAGTACTTAGGTTGTAAAAACATGTCCTTTTTTATCATAAATTGTCCAAAACATGCTGCAAATCTTAACATAAGCTCTTTATTTCCTTGTCTAAACCTATACTGCCTCTCACCAAACTTATCAGCATGTTCTTTTATTGCCCTATTTGAGAGATCATACATTACCGGAGTTTCTACAGGCATGGCTCCCATATTTATAACTAAATTATAAACATATTCAGCTAATAAATCCCTTATTAACTTCCCTTTTGGATACCATCTGAAATGTCCTGGGTCAGAGGAGGGTTCATGATCACATATGTCTTTTTCTCTTATAAACTTAATGTGATAAGGCTCTTTATCTGCTTTCTCTTTTATTCCAAGCTCATGTTTTGCTAAGGCTAATAGATTTTTATCTTCAATAATATCCAAATTCTTTTCATTAATCTCTATAATTTCATTATCTTTTATGAGGTAAATTTTAGACTTTACCTCTTTTTTCTCTTCTTCTTCTTTTGGTTCAATTTTTCTTGAAAGTTCACTTAATGGATGTCCTTTACAGCTTAGCTTAAAGCTCTTATACCACCCAAATGGAGCTCTTAAAACATTATATCTACTTTTTAATTCTTCTTCTAATAATTTTAGTATATTTACGGCAGTTTCTGGATCAGAAAGATCTGATGAGAGATGAGCATAGGGGTAGAGGACAATATTATTAACTTTTAACTGTTTAGCCACTTTATCTATCTCTTCTATAGCAGGTTTTATAACGTTCTTATTATCCCCTCTCTCAACAGCTATAAAACAGACAAGACAATCTTCCATTCTACCTTTTAAAATATCTGTTTCTTCAGCTATTTTTGTTTTTTCTTTTGCTTCAAATTCTAAATAATCTGCATGTATAAGCAGCATTTTCATTCTTATCCCTCAAAGTCTTCTTCTCTAACTTCATCTAATTTATAATTGAAATCACTATTTAAAAACATTTTAAACTCTTCTGGAGTATAAATAGGTTTTTTATATAAGATATAGTCATCTAAAACTATTCTTGGACATGCTATGATGATATATGCATCAACATCATAAAACAACAGTTCTGGCTTAACCTCATCAGCTAATATTGAAAGATAATTGATATTATTTTTTTCTAATAAATTTATAATCTCATAAAATTTTTTCTTTCTACACTGACCCTTTTTTACAGATAAAACTACTCCTACTTTTTTAATGTCCATAAACTTTAACTTAGCTACAGCTGATAATCTCTTCCTTATAAACTTCTCTACCTCCTCTCTTCCTATCTTATCAAATTTATAAGATATGGGATTATAAATAAAAACATCTTTCTTATATTTATATGCTAACATAAGAGGATGGAATCTACCTGTACCTACAAAAAGTAAGTCTTTATTACTATCTACTTCAACTCTACAACCTATAATTACATGTGGGTTAAATTCTTCTAAAATTTTTTCAAACTGTACTGTTGTGATTACATTAAATTCTCTATTTTTTATAAATTCTTTTATGTCTCTAATTATTTTTTCCCTATCTCCCTTGTAATAAGCAGGGATAAATATGGTTTTCTCTGAATTTACATAATCTAATTTTTTATGTCCATAGTGAATAATCAAATCAGGATTTACAATTTTTACTTTGTCCTCTATCAAATCACAGGCTCCATAACATGAATTTAACCAAAGAAATGGAGTTATGTTTATTTTGTTTTTTATCTTTTCTATTTCTTTTTCAACTTCTAATTTTAATCCTTCAGGAGCTTGAAAAATGACTATTGGGTTTTCCTTTCCTAATTTCTTTATTTCTTCAATAACCCTTTCAGTTTCTAAATCATACATAATAACCACTTTAAAAATATAGATTCAAAATAAATATATATGAAAATTTCCTTTATTTCTGATAAATTTTAAAGAGTTGTGAGACTATGAAAATGTCAAAATTTGCTCATATAACCAAAATACATCCTTGCTTTAATGAAAAGATTCATGATAAAGTCGGAAGGATTCACTTACCTGTAGCTTTAAAGTGTAATATAGCTTGTAAATTTTGTAGAAGAAGTATTGGGAAGGAAGCATGTGAGCAAAGGCCTGGAGTAGCAAGAGCTATATTAAAGCCAGAAGATGTTGAAAGTTATTTAAAGAGAATGTTAGATAAATATCCAAATATAAAAGTTGTTGGTATAGCAGGACCAGGAGATAGCTTATTCAATAAAGAAACTTTTGAAACTTTGAAGATTATTGATGAGAAGTTCCCAAATCTAATAAAATGTATATCAACAAATGGGTTATTATTACCAAAATATTATAAAACTTTAGCTGACTTAAATGTTAAGACTGTAACTGTTACTGTTAATGCAATAAATCCAGAAATTCTGAAAGAGATAGTTGAGCGGGTATATTATAATAAGAAAATATATAAAGGTATTGAGGGTGCTGAGATACTAATAAAAAATCAGTTAGAAGGGATAAGGAAGGCATATGATGAAGATCTAATTATAAAAATTAATACAGTGTTAATTCCTGAAATAAATAAAGAACATGTTGTTGAAATAGCTAAGGAGTTAAAGGATTATGCATATATACAAAATATTATTCCATTAATCCCTCTTTATAAGATGAAAAATTACCGACCTCCTACTTGTGAAGAACTAAAAAAAGTTAGAGAAGAGGCTGAAAAATATCTACCACAATTTAGAGCTTGTGCACAATGTAGAGCTGATGCTGTGGGGTTAATAAAAGAAAAAGAAGAATTAAAAAATTACTTTAAAGAGCAAAATAAGGAATTAGATGTATTTGAAATAAAACATTTCTCTCATTGATAAAGTTTTTTCATCCTTTCAATAGCCATATTTGATAATCTATCTCTATCTATTGTATAAACTTCCATTTTTGGAATTATTACTCTAACTGTATCAACTCCATATTTATTTAAATCAACATATATAAATCTGTCAAAACCATGATCAAACAGCTCCTCTTTTAAAAGATTTATATCTTTTTTTAAATTATATTTTGCTCTATTCTCTATATCTTCTAATTCTACTTCCTCTTCATATTCAAACCACTTTCTATTTATCTTTTTAGCTCTCTCATAACTCAGCCTTTTAACAATCTTAGCCCTCCTTTTTGCATCATCTCTTTTCATGTGAAGTTGAGAAGCTCTACTTTGAGCAAGTTCTGTTAAAGCTCTAATAACTGCTATCTCTGGATCTAAGTGACACCCTACACCAATACACATCAGTAGTGGGTCATCATCAGCTATAGCTGATATAACAGGAATATTTAGTTCATTTGGCAATAATTTTAATATAACCTTAACATTTGCTTTTTCAAATTTCTCTAATAATCTATTTATTATCTCATTATCAGTTTTTGGATTAATTTTTGTTGGAATCTTTTTAGAAAGATCTGCTAAGCTCCAACTGTCTCTCTCTATAACCTCTAATGCACCATGTAGAATAGCTTCTTCAAGACAGTTACCAGAGGCTAAACCATTAGTATGCCATCTAAACAGTTTTCCTTTAGATGGGTAAAAGACTGCATCAGCAGGGACATCAATAGGCTCAGAGTTTATTATATCATAACCTTCTACCCAATCTTTAACATCTGTATCTGAATATGGAGGTAGAATTAAGCTATTTATATCAATCTTATTCTCAGGTTCATTCTTAATTTTATTTTCATCATATTTAGCTGAAGCCCTTTCTATAGCTTCCATGCATGCTGAAACTTTTGCTTGTATATCTACAGCCCCTTTTCCATAATGATGATATTCTATATTATTATTAACCCTTCTAACATAATACACAGGGATCTCTAACTTATCTATACCCATTATACTTTTCATTTCTTTAATATTTATTTTATCTAAAATTGGTTTAATGTTATTGAATGTTTCTTCTGGTGGTAATATTCTGTAAGTGACTGATCTGTAAATTTTTTTCATTTTTCCACCAAATCAATAAGCTGAATGGGTTTGGATAAATGCCTTCTTGCAGATCCTGGAACTTCATAAAACCCAATTTTTAAATCTCTCTCAACTTCTATCTTTTTAATTTTATCATATTTAATCACTTTTTTACATTTTCTACATTTAAAACCTACTTTTTTACCTTTAGCTTTTAATGTCCCTCCACAGAATGGACATCTTTTATCTAAAATATATTTTTTTTCTAATCTCAATATTTTTATTTTCTCTAAGTTTATTGTTAATGGTTCTTCCCTAACAGTGCCATAAACAGCTACATAATCTCCAACAATAAGTTTTCTTATTATTTCTCTAAATCCTTTTGTAGGTTCATAAGCAGCACAGCTAATTTCTCCAGTGCCATCAGAGATTTTAAAAATAACATGTCCTCCTTCTATATCTTTTGGGTTATTTACTACTTTTCCATAAACAATAACTCCAGTATTTGGATAGATATCTTTAATTTTCATTCTCCTAAGATGTGCATCAGTGCCATGATTTGTTTTGAATATCATAAATCTTTCTGGCTCTTCCCCTTTAATCATTTCCATAGCCTTTATCAGTATATCTTTATCAATTCCTCTAATTCCAAAGAGTACTGGGCAGGGTGTGTTTGGAGCTATTAATATTTTATCATTTTCATAATCATAGTTATCATATGTATAAGGAAAAGTTTCTTTATCCATTATTATAACAGATTCTTTATCAATCCTTCTTTTTTTACCCCAATTTTCTTTTTTTCTATATGCTATCAACTCATATGTGTAATCTCCAAAAAAAGCTATTGCTCCTAATGCTCCTATAATTCCTCTACCAAGCTTAAATTTATAATAATCTGCATTAATTTTCTTTAAAATGTCTTCAGCAAAATTAATATCTAAAATATCAAAAAGAGTTTTTTTATAATAATCCCTCAGCAAGTTTATATTATTCCTATAATTTTCTTCATCTAAAAATACAACTCCAGGGTTTGTATTATCATTATCCATATCAGAGTATTTTTCTATAATCTTTAATGTAATATCTTTTATCTCTTCTTTATCTCTCTCATCAACCTTATCCAATATCCTTATAGCCACTCCTCCATTGCCTCTTGTTTTATATTTCACCATAGGATTGAATCTTATTAATCTAGGATCATCTAACTTATAATTACTTAACTCTTCCATTAACAGAGTAGCAATATATGTTGTACAATACCTCTCTCTGCTATCAGTATCATCTATACCTATAAACATGCTTAAACCTTTATTACATTAAATATCTTTTTTCTAAAAAATTTGTTATTGAAGAAATTGTCAATTAATCTTCTAATATTCTCTTTCCCATTATAGTAATTTTTTGCTAAATTCATTAGCTTTTCAGCATTCTTTTTATAAATTTCATTTTCTTCTATTTCTTTAATAGCCTCTCCTAATCTATTAAGTTCATAATAAGATAAATAAATTCCACATTTTAAATCATCTACTTTTTTAGCATTGTTGTTCTGTTCTGGATGATCTAAGTCAGGTATGACAATTAAAGGCTTTCCAAATGAAATAGCTTCCATTATTGTTGAATGTCCTCCATGAGAAACTATTAAAGAAGCATTTGCTATAAGACCCTTCATATTAATAGCTAATGGAATAATATCTATATTCTTATAATCTCCATACTTGTTTTTTAATTTTTTAGCTACTTCATAGCTTCCACAAACAAGTTTAACATTATAACCTCCCTTTACAGCAATTTCAGCTAAACTCTCCAATATTTTGTATCTATATTCAAAACCACCAATAACAGAGAGGATATAATTACCATCATTAACAGTATCAACATTGTATCTTATTAACGGCCCTATAAATTCCATATTATTTAATAGTTTTAAGTTATATTCACAAACAGTATATGGTAAGGGAAAGTCTGGAATTATTATTTTTTCACAGGCTTTGTGAATAATATTTAAGAATTTCATTGTAGGATAAACAATAATATCAGTTTTAAACTTATATTTTGTATAGTTTTGATTTGTTATACACATTATTGGTTTATTTAACATCTTACCTACTACAATAGTGCTATATTTACAATCACTTATAATTAAATCTGGCTTATATTCTTTTATAATTTTTAATTCTCTTTCAATTGCTTTTCTTGGAGAATATTCTTTATTAAAAACTGTAGATTTTATACTAAATTTACCATCTTCTCCTTTAAGCTTAATCTCAGGATATGTCTTAAAAACAGTATATCCATGCTCTTTTATAAAATCATAACTTTTTCCATAGGCTAAATAAGCTACATCATAGCTATCTTCTAAGGCCTTTCCAATTGACAAACATCTTGTTGTATGGCCAAATCCCTCCCCACAAACAGAAATGAGGATTTTCATAATCTCACCAAAAAGTTAAATTAGGTTGTCAGCTTCATCAGTTAAAGTTAACATATTAATTCTACCAACTTTCTCCTTTTTAACAATTCCCCTCTCCTCAAGTTCAGACACAATTCTTGAAACTTTTGACTTACTCATTCTTGTCAAGCTAACAATATCTTTTTGAGTAATATATTTATGTTCTTTAATAAGCTTAATTATTTTTTTCTCATCATCAGTTAAAAAGTTTAATAAAATTCCTTTCTCACTATCTTTATATTTATCTATAATATTTTTTAACTTTTCATTTTCATCTTTTAGTTTTTCTATTTTAGCTTTTAATTCTGTAATATTGTTTATTAAATCTTCTTTCTCTTTCCCAAGTAATTTAATCTCTTTTAAATATTCTTCAACCTTTTTACTCATCTCACATATAACCTTATCCTTCTCTTCAATAATATTCTTTAACTTTCCTACTTCTTCCTCTAAAAACCTACATTTATCTTCCAAATCACTAATTTGTTTATTTTTTTCAGCCAATTGTCCTTTTATCTCTAAGTAGTTATCATATATTTGATTTTTTTCTTTATTTATTTTAATTCTTTTAAATCTCTCATAAGCTACAAATGCTATACTTCCTGATAATAAGATTAAAAAGATTATTATATTATTATCTTTCTTTTCTTTATTGGTTATAGGTGTATATGGAGCATATGCAAATCTTAGAGATGTTGTCATGATAAACTCACTTTTGGGCTTTAAATTCCAAACAATTATCTGATGCTTACCATCCCCTGTAATCTCATAGCCTTCTGGAGTTATTAGATTAGGGTAAACAATTACAGCACCAGGAGGTAGATAGAGTTTTATTTTTA from Methanocaldococcus villosus KIN24-T80 includes these protein-coding regions:
- a CDS encoding DUF7343 domain-containing protein, with protein sequence MVIKKLLLILLLFLPNILAYQIENENIVCFIHNNNLLENITLEFKNFENNKSTFYITLPQNVKILNISSNYPIDGYSAVFQDGTSNIAVAFEKPLPINKTVSLTLTCLVKDCIWKGYDYYQFITNFPIIGKNVKIKLYLPPGAVIVYPNLITPEGYEITGDGKHQIIVWNLKPKSEFIMTTSLRFAYAPYTPITNKEKKDNNIIIFLILLSGSIAFVAYERFKRIKINKEKNQIYDNYLEIKGQLAEKNKQISDLEDKCRFLEEEVGKLKNIIEEKDKVICEMSKKVEEYLKEIKLLGKEKEDLINNITELKAKIEKLKDENEKLKNIIDKYKDSEKGILLNFLTDDEKKIIKLIKEHKYITQKDIVSLTRMSKSKVSRIVSELEERGIVKKEKVGRINMLTLTDEADNLI
- a CDS encoding MJ1255/VC2487 family glycosyltransferase gives rise to the protein MKILISVCGEGFGHTTRCLSIGKALEDSYDVAYLAYGKSYDFIKEHGYTVFKTYPEIKLKGEDGKFSIKSTVFNKEYSPRKAIERELKIIKEYKPDLIISDCKYSTIVVGKMLNKPIMCITNQNYTKYKFKTDIIVYPTMKFLNIIHKACEKIIIPDFPLPYTVCEYNLKLLNNMEFIGPLIRYNVDTVNDGNYILSVIGGFEYRYKILESLAEIAVKGGYNVKLVCGSYEVAKKLKNKYGDYKNIDIIPLAINMKGLIANASLIVSHGGHSTIMEAISFGKPLIVIPDLDHPEQNNNAKKVDDLKCGIYLSYYELNRLGEAIKEIEENEIYKKNAEKLMNLAKNYYNGKENIRRLIDNFFNNKFFRKKIFNVIKV
- the dph2 gene encoding diphthamide biosynthesis enzyme Dph2, whose translation is MYDLETERVIEEIKKLGKENPIVIFQAPEGLKLEVEKEIEKIKNKINITPFLWLNSCYGACDLIEDKVKIVNPDLIIHYGHKKLDYVNSEKTIFIPAYYKGDREKIIRDIKEFIKNREFNVITTVQFEKILEEFNPHVIIGCRVEVDSNKDLLFVGTGRFHPLMLAYKYKKDVFIYNPISYKFDKIGREEVEKFIRKRLSAVAKLKFMDIKKVGVVLSVKKGQCRKKKFYEIINLLEKNNINYLSILADEVKPELLFYDVDAYIIIACPRIVLDDYILYKKPIYTPEEFKMFLNSDFNYKLDEVREEDFEG
- a CDS encoding tRNA(Ile)(2)-agmatinylcytidine synthase is translated as MFIGIDDTDSRERYCTTYIATLLMEELSNYKLDDPRLIRFNPMVKYKTRGNGGVAIRILDKVDERDKEEIKDITLKIIEKYSDMDNDNTNPGVVFLDEENYRNNINLLRDYYKKTLFDILDINFAEDILKKINADYYKFKLGRGIIGALGAIAFFGDYTYELIAYRKKENWGKKRRIDKESVIIMDKETFPYTYDNYDYENDKILIAPNTPCPVLFGIRGIDKDILIKAMEMIKGEEPERFMIFKTNHGTDAHLRRMKIKDIYPNTGVIVYGKVVNNPKDIEGGHVIFKISDGTGEISCAAYEPTKGFREIIRKLIVGDYVAVYGTVREEPLTINLEKIKILRLEKKYILDKRCPFCGGTLKAKGKKVGFKCRKCKKVIKYDKIKKIEVERDLKIGFYEVPGSARRHLSKPIQLIDLVEK
- a CDS encoding threonine--tRNA ligase encodes the protein MKMLLIHADYLEFEAKEKTKIAEETDILKGRMEDCLVCFIAVERGDNKNVIKPAIEEIDKVAKQLKVNNIVLYPYAHLSSDLSDPETAVNILKLLEEELKSRYNVLRAPFGWYKSFKLSCKGHPLSELSRKIEPKEEEEKKEVKSKIYLIKDNEIIEINEKNLDIIEDKNLLALAKHELGIKEKADKEPYHIKFIREKDICDHEPSSDPGHFRWYPKGKLIRDLLAEYVYNLVINMGAMPVETPVMYDLSNRAIKEHADKFGERQYRFRQGNKELMLRFAACFGQFMIKKDMFLQPKYLPLKLYELSTYSFRYEQRGELVGLKRLRAFTMPDMHTVCLNLDQAIEEFERQFWTCLKTGEDLGVEYSVIFRFTRDFFEEHKDWFLKIAKEYKEKYNKDLLLEILEERKHYWVGKVDIAAIDSLNRPIENPTVQIDVESARRFGIKVGDIHPIILHCSPTGSLERVICSIIEEAYKNVDKKAPTLPLWLSPIQVRIIPVSEKYNDYAIEIAEILRRNNIRADVDDRDETVGKKIRDANREWIPYIVVVGEEEVKSNVLTVTVREKSTLKSSYKEKKTLEELINEIKEKVKGYPYKPLPLPIRCSLQPKFH
- the nifB gene encoding FeMo cofactor biosynthesis protein NifB codes for the protein MKMSKFAHITKIHPCFNEKIHDKVGRIHLPVALKCNIACKFCRRSIGKEACEQRPGVARAILKPEDVESYLKRMLDKYPNIKVVGIAGPGDSLFNKETFETLKIIDEKFPNLIKCISTNGLLLPKYYKTLADLNVKTVTVTVNAINPEILKEIVERVYYNKKIYKGIEGAEILIKNQLEGIRKAYDEDLIIKINTVLIPEINKEHVVEIAKELKDYAYIQNIIPLIPLYKMKNYRPPTCEELKKVREEAEKYLPQFRACAQCRADAVGLIKEKEELKNYFKEQNKELDVFEIKHFSH
- a CDS encoding YcaO-related McrA-glycine thioamidation protein, which codes for MKKIYRSVTYRILPPEETFNNIKPILDKINIKEMKSIMGIDKLEIPVYYVRRVNNNIEYHHYGKGAVDIQAKVSACMEAIERASAKYDENKIKNEPENKIDINSLILPPYSDTDVKDWVEGYDIINSEPIDVPADAVFYPSKGKLFRWHTNGLASGNCLEEAILHGALEVIERDSWSLADLSKKIPTKINPKTDNEIINRLLEKFEKANVKVILKLLPNELNIPVISAIADDDPLLMCIGVGCHLDPEIAVIRALTELAQSRASQLHMKRDDAKRRAKIVKRLSYERAKKINRKWFEYEEEVELEDIENRAKYNLKKDINLLKEELFDHGFDRFIYVDLNKYGVDTVRVIIPKMEVYTIDRDRLSNMAIERMKKLYQ